A stretch of the Streptomyces sp. NBC_00078 genome encodes the following:
- a CDS encoding DUF2637 domain-containing protein, with protein MRNHRIRLDPVLVQAAIAAALSFAHLHDLAAAAGQDGWKAWAYPISVDLLLVAAWRRLRSGMAKAAGWCWFVVALTASLGANVATAGLLDLGDVPAWLRILVAGWPAVAFLGGTLLAHGTPDGEEVPVPDQYEAPESGVTPTAPELPAVDLQPAAQPTAAAVPPALVALARKVADDHRTRTGTDIDTPTLRTRLGVPLPLAEAIAAQLT; from the coding sequence ATGCGCAACCATCGAATCCGGCTTGATCCGGTCCTGGTCCAAGCCGCCATCGCCGCCGCCCTGTCCTTCGCCCACCTGCACGACCTCGCTGCGGCGGCCGGACAGGACGGCTGGAAGGCGTGGGCCTACCCGATCAGCGTTGACCTGCTCCTCGTGGCGGCGTGGCGACGGCTGCGCTCCGGCATGGCGAAAGCCGCTGGCTGGTGCTGGTTCGTCGTCGCGCTGACGGCGTCACTGGGGGCCAACGTCGCCACGGCCGGTCTGCTCGACCTGGGCGACGTCCCGGCCTGGCTGCGCATCCTCGTCGCCGGGTGGCCCGCGGTCGCCTTCCTTGGTGGAACTCTCCTCGCGCACGGCACCCCGGACGGCGAAGAGGTGCCAGTACCGGACCAGTACGAGGCCCCCGAGAGCGGCGTCACGCCGACTGCCCCCGAGCTGCCCGCCGTCGACCTGCAACCGGCTGCACAGCCCACCGCAGCTGCCGTCCCGCCCGCCCTCGTTGCCCTGGCCCGCAAGGTCGCCGACGACCACCGGACCCGAACCGGAACGGACATCGACACCCCAACCCTTCGTACCCGGCTCGGCGTCCCGCTCCCGCTCGCCGAAGCCATCGCTGCCCAACTCACCTGA
- a CDS encoding AlpA family transcriptional regulator — protein MDRRRDELMTVRQVLDELGGVSRRTFYRWRELGQAPEAIKLPNGELRVWRSDFTAWLHGLGEVA, from the coding sequence ATGGACCGCCGTCGCGACGAGCTGATGACCGTTCGCCAGGTCCTGGACGAGCTGGGCGGCGTTTCTCGCCGGACATTCTACCGCTGGCGGGAATTGGGGCAGGCCCCCGAAGCAATCAAGCTCCCGAACGGGGAACTCCGCGTGTGGCGGAGCGACTTCACCGCTTGGCTGCACGGCCTTGGAGAAGTGGCGTGA
- a CDS encoding mobile element transfer protein gives MPANRRFRNVVRIGPVQVGTAYDGRGREKHTAVCMAPRCGFSHDYDTRAAAELAARTHRCHVR, from the coding sequence ATGCCCGCCAACCGCCGCTTCCGCAACGTTGTCCGCATCGGACCCGTCCAGGTCGGCACCGCCTACGACGGCCGCGGACGCGAGAAGCACACCGCCGTCTGTATGGCCCCCCGCTGCGGCTTCTCCCACGACTACGACACCCGCGCCGCCGCCGAACTCGCCGCCCGCACCCACCGCTGCCACGTCCGCTGA
- a CDS encoding replication initiator: MLASLGTMPELARQLSGLGGCTHPVRLDGHRTEYAVDTATGEIGQALRHLDSTALPAGQLLVRCNNRRATRCQACAETYRRDTYHLITAGLRGGKGTSDQVGTHPRVFATFTAPGFGPVHNLRSDGRPCRCGTRHDEDDNALGTPLDPDRYDYEAAVLWNAHAGLLWRRFSIYLRREVAKRAGLTQRTFRDHARISFAKVAEYQKRGAVHFHAVIRLDGPEGGDTPPPAWATAELLTDAIQAAATAARVDGPEIDGRAHTFAFGRQLDVRTIRSADFDNDQELTERAVAAYIAKYATKGAETATGTLDRPLKFLAELAQARISEHARRMIRVAWTLGARPELAELRLRAWAHMLGFRGHFSTKSRRYSTTLGALRNARADWRRAQATHAVPQEEETTFVLAHWVFAGTGLSAGEAWLAASLEPAPGTEGEPTWTAVATS, translated from the coding sequence ATGCTGGCCTCCCTCGGAACCATGCCCGAGCTGGCCCGCCAACTCTCCGGCCTGGGCGGCTGCACGCACCCGGTCCGTCTCGACGGCCACCGCACCGAATACGCGGTCGACACGGCGACCGGCGAGATCGGCCAAGCCTTGCGCCACCTCGACTCGACCGCCCTCCCTGCCGGCCAACTCCTCGTCCGCTGCAACAACCGCCGCGCAACTCGCTGCCAGGCCTGCGCCGAGACCTACCGTCGCGACACGTACCACCTGATCACCGCCGGATTGCGCGGCGGCAAAGGCACTTCGGACCAGGTCGGCACACACCCGCGCGTCTTCGCCACCTTCACCGCCCCCGGATTCGGCCCGGTCCATAACCTCCGATCCGACGGGCGCCCCTGTCGCTGCGGCACCCGGCACGACGAGGACGACAACGCGCTGGGCACTCCGCTGGACCCGGACCGGTACGACTACGAAGCGGCCGTGCTCTGGAACGCTCACGCCGGGCTCCTCTGGCGACGCTTCTCCATCTACCTCCGCCGGGAAGTCGCCAAGCGCGCCGGCCTCACCCAACGCACCTTCCGCGACCACGCACGCATCTCTTTCGCCAAGGTCGCCGAATACCAGAAGCGCGGAGCCGTGCACTTCCATGCGGTCATCCGCCTCGACGGCCCAGAAGGCGGGGACACCCCACCGCCCGCCTGGGCGACGGCAGAGCTCCTGACGGACGCCATCCAGGCCGCAGCCACGGCTGCACGCGTCGACGGCCCGGAGATCGACGGCCGCGCGCACACCTTCGCCTTCGGCCGCCAACTCGACGTCCGCACAATCCGATCCGCCGACTTCGACAACGACCAGGAGCTGACCGAACGGGCCGTAGCGGCCTACATCGCCAAGTACGCCACCAAAGGCGCTGAGACAGCGACCGGCACCCTCGACCGCCCCCTCAAGTTCCTCGCCGAGCTCGCCCAAGCACGCATCTCCGAACACGCCCGTCGCATGATCCGCGTCGCCTGGACCCTCGGCGCACGCCCCGAACTCGCCGAGCTCCGCCTTCGGGCCTGGGCTCACATGCTCGGCTTCCGCGGCCACTTCTCCACCAAGTCCCGCCGCTACTCCACGACCCTCGGCGCTCTCCGCAACGCACGCGCTGACTGGCGCCGTGCACAAGCCACTCACGCCGTGCCTCAGGAAGAAGAAACCACGTTCGTCCTCGCCCACTGGGTGTTCGCCGGCACCGGCCTGAGTGCTGGCGAAGCCTGGCTCGCCGCGTCCCTGGAACCGGCCCCCGGAACGGAAGGAGAACCGACATGGACCGCCGTCGCGACGAGCTGA
- a CDS encoding ATP-binding protein translates to MAYRIDRYPSEDSPRLGAMTLHPAPESVPRARRWFRKFIAPYNPACSVEDCALMISELVTNAIRYGQADDPWVVRVEWFREETSLRVDVHNPGFPANVRLRRPDANDAHGRGLLLVDSIAESWHSGPSCFGGTVVSFVVADAWPS, encoded by the coding sequence ATGGCTTACAGGATCGACCGCTACCCCTCTGAAGACTCGCCGAGGCTCGGAGCAATGACCTTGCATCCGGCACCGGAATCCGTACCCCGGGCGCGACGCTGGTTCCGGAAGTTCATCGCCCCCTACAATCCGGCCTGCTCGGTTGAAGACTGCGCGCTGATGATCTCCGAATTGGTCACCAACGCCATCCGCTATGGGCAGGCTGACGATCCCTGGGTAGTGCGGGTGGAGTGGTTCCGTGAGGAGACATCGCTGCGGGTCGACGTGCACAACCCGGGCTTCCCGGCGAACGTCCGGCTGAGGCGCCCGGACGCCAACGACGCCCACGGTCGCGGGCTGCTGCTCGTCGACTCAATCGCCGAGTCGTGGCACTCCGGGCCCAGTTGCTTCGGGGGGACGGTGGTCTCCTTTGTGGTCGCCGATGCCTGGCCGTCGTGA
- a CDS encoding GntR family transcriptional regulator, translating to MAYEVEAPKYVRLAQTIQQRIEDGSYPPGTRVPSENQLVQAFGMSRPTVVRALELLKRDGWLESRQGYGTLVRGRPAVVEHKERRGSEVLARDETQTPGRLVEVGHVPVPARVASALGLPKRAKVLLRRFLVMDDGEPSELVSSYFPAGLVEGTELESVAPLSGGARAHLEARKKARFDHVKERVSARLPERDEAELLELPDGVPVLSVLVVACDASGQALQVSDVLLPADRQELEDTYRLS from the coding sequence ATGGCGTATGAAGTGGAGGCACCGAAGTACGTACGCCTCGCTCAGACGATTCAACAGCGCATCGAGGACGGCAGCTACCCGCCCGGCACCCGTGTGCCCAGTGAGAACCAACTGGTGCAGGCCTTCGGAATGTCCCGTCCAACCGTCGTCCGGGCGCTGGAACTGCTGAAGCGTGACGGCTGGCTGGAGTCCCGCCAGGGATACGGCACGCTGGTGCGCGGGCGTCCGGCAGTCGTCGAGCACAAGGAACGTCGGGGGAGTGAAGTGCTCGCGCGTGACGAGACGCAGACCCCGGGGCGGCTGGTCGAGGTCGGTCATGTACCTGTTCCGGCGCGCGTCGCCTCTGCGCTTGGGTTGCCGAAGCGCGCCAAGGTCCTCCTGCGCCGGTTCCTGGTCATGGACGACGGTGAACCCTCCGAGCTGGTCTCGTCGTACTTTCCCGCCGGCCTGGTCGAGGGCACCGAGTTGGAGAGTGTTGCCCCCTTGAGCGGCGGCGCCCGTGCTCACCTTGAGGCGCGAAAGAAGGCTCGCTTCGACCATGTGAAGGAGCGTGTCTCGGCTCGGCTGCCTGAGCGGGATGAGGCCGAACTTCTGGAGCTCCCGGACGGTGTGCCCGTCCTTAGCGTCCTGGTCGTCGCGTGCGACGCTTCCGGTCAAGCTCTGCAAGTCTCTGACGTGCTGCTTCCCGCCGATCGGCAGGAACTCGAAGACACTTATCGGCTGAGCTGA
- a CDS encoding SpdD protein — MFRPKLPDVPTPQSPPIPRQHHQHSPAPAAGRSLSPYAGPVAVVLVGGVVLTALLAAVAITAISVAIAAVVLRSLLNNANRR; from the coding sequence ATGTTCCGCCCCAAGCTGCCCGACGTCCCCACTCCGCAGTCGCCCCCAATCCCGCGGCAGCACCACCAGCACAGCCCGGCCCCAGCCGCTGGACGCTCGCTCAGCCCTTACGCGGGCCCGGTCGCCGTCGTCCTCGTCGGCGGGGTCGTCCTCACCGCGCTCCTGGCGGCCGTCGCCATCACGGCCATCTCCGTGGCCATCGCCGCCGTGGTCCTGCGCTCCCTGCTCAACAACGCCAACAGGCGCTGA
- a CDS encoding GntR family transcriptional regulator: MPQIEEAQPKYLQIAHFIRDQILRGDLRPGDEVPSERQLAADWKVSRPTAARSLEALSHQGLVEKRQGSGTYVRSLEVNRRARELYGRARQTGKIYTPGEYAVITSAGWLDAPDHVAEALGLVKDRRAVHRRRVTNNQDGPITLSTSWFAPDVGQRAPKLLEPERIQEGTLMYVENTTGRQGSYAEDRMCARQATDEEEADLQLEPGSAVLIVHHVVFDLQDRPLEFAEATYPPQRWAFEQGYPLT; encoded by the coding sequence ATGCCTCAGATTGAGGAGGCGCAGCCGAAGTATCTTCAGATCGCACACTTCATCCGCGATCAGATCCTTCGGGGTGACTTGCGGCCGGGAGACGAGGTTCCCTCGGAGCGGCAGTTGGCGGCGGACTGGAAGGTGTCCCGGCCGACGGCGGCGCGGTCGCTGGAAGCGCTGAGCCATCAAGGGCTCGTCGAGAAGCGGCAGGGCTCGGGCACGTATGTGCGGAGCCTCGAAGTGAACCGCCGGGCAAGGGAGTTGTACGGGCGGGCCCGGCAGACCGGGAAGATCTACACCCCCGGTGAGTACGCGGTGATCACGTCGGCCGGGTGGCTGGACGCGCCGGATCATGTCGCTGAGGCGTTGGGTCTGGTGAAGGATCGTCGGGCCGTGCATCGCCGGCGTGTGACCAACAACCAGGACGGGCCCATCACGCTGTCCACTTCGTGGTTCGCGCCGGACGTAGGGCAGCGGGCGCCCAAGCTGCTGGAGCCGGAACGGATCCAAGAAGGCACTCTGATGTACGTCGAGAACACGACGGGGCGGCAGGGGAGTTACGCCGAGGATCGCATGTGTGCCCGGCAGGCGACGGACGAGGAGGAGGCAGACCTCCAGCTTGAACCGGGATCGGCTGTCTTGATCGTGCATCACGTCGTCTTTGACCTCCAGGACCGGCCGTTGGAGTTCGCTGAAGCCACCTACCCGCCGCAGCGTTGGGCGTTCGAGCAGGGTTATCCGCTCACCTGA
- a CDS encoding FtsK/SpoIIIE domain-containing protein, translated as MTDLITLAELGGSLAVIGGAAYVRHATPAAYWSTVGLPVSVARLLASYSSTMDACGLTVEPSRLRVLAIKATSRREIRPVPPRRGVIRPTTTGLRVRLRLAPGQEPADVVASAERLRHAWSVHGVYVKDVKPGVVELRLIGFDVLRKVRMPRRSDGGFLKVPVALREDATAFLRDYRAVPHELVLGATLSGKSMYLRNLIAGLARQPVALVGVDCKRGVELAPFASRFAALATDPDEAAELLPVLVKEMEDRYDLIKARQGIAPGTPDEEITSDIWGLPESERPTPIVLFVDEVAELFLVATRKDEERRDEMVTHLIRLAQLGRAAGIYLEVCGQRFGAELGKGATMLRAQLTGRVCHRVNDEASAKMALGDIAPEAVYASCAIAAELPGLAVAGDTSGGWSRIRTPYLSLADAAATCRDTALLAPDVPALTPFRPYVPPVVPARLASETAED; from the coding sequence GTGACGGACCTGATCACGTTGGCCGAACTGGGCGGCTCGCTCGCTGTGATAGGTGGCGCCGCCTACGTCCGGCACGCCACCCCGGCGGCGTACTGGTCCACGGTCGGGCTGCCGGTCTCGGTGGCCCGGCTGCTGGCCTCGTACTCCTCGACCATGGACGCCTGCGGCCTGACCGTCGAACCGTCCCGGTTGCGGGTGTTGGCCATCAAGGCGACCAGCCGCCGGGAGATCCGTCCCGTCCCACCCCGCCGGGGCGTCATCCGTCCCACCACGACTGGCCTGCGTGTCCGGCTTCGGCTGGCCCCGGGCCAGGAACCCGCCGACGTCGTTGCCTCGGCGGAACGGCTCCGCCACGCCTGGAGTGTCCACGGCGTGTACGTGAAGGACGTGAAGCCCGGTGTCGTCGAACTGCGGCTCATCGGCTTCGACGTCCTGCGCAAGGTCCGGATGCCTCGGCGGAGCGATGGCGGGTTCCTGAAGGTGCCTGTGGCGCTGCGGGAGGACGCTACGGCGTTCTTACGCGACTACCGCGCCGTGCCGCATGAACTCGTCCTCGGCGCAACGCTGTCGGGCAAGTCCATGTACCTGCGGAACCTGATCGCCGGTCTGGCCCGGCAGCCCGTCGCTCTGGTCGGCGTCGACTGCAAGCGCGGCGTCGAATTGGCGCCGTTCGCCTCACGGTTCGCCGCGCTGGCGACCGACCCGGACGAGGCGGCTGAACTGTTGCCCGTCCTGGTCAAGGAAATGGAGGACCGATACGACCTCATCAAGGCCCGACAGGGCATCGCCCCCGGCACCCCCGACGAGGAGATCACCTCTGACATCTGGGGCCTGCCTGAAAGCGAACGGCCCACCCCCATCGTGCTGTTCGTCGACGAGGTGGCCGAACTCTTCCTCGTCGCCACACGAAAGGACGAGGAACGCCGAGACGAGATGGTCACTCACCTCATCCGCCTCGCCCAACTCGGCCGCGCGGCCGGCATCTACCTGGAGGTCTGCGGACAGCGCTTCGGCGCCGAACTCGGTAAGGGAGCAACCATGTTGCGGGCCCAACTCACCGGCCGCGTCTGCCACCGCGTCAACGACGAAGCCTCGGCCAAGATGGCTCTGGGTGACATCGCTCCCGAAGCGGTGTACGCCTCCTGCGCCATCGCTGCCGAGCTGCCGGGTCTGGCCGTGGCCGGTGACACTTCCGGCGGCTGGTCCCGCATTCGCACCCCCTACCTGTCCCTCGCCGACGCTGCGGCTACCTGCCGCGACACCGCCCTCCTAGCCCCGGACGTTCCGGCACTCACGCCCTTCCGGCCGTACGTCCCGCCCGTAGTCCCCGCGCGTCTCGCCTCCGAGACAGCGGAGGACTGA
- a CDS encoding DUF1152 domain-containing protein: MTRLIVAAGGGGDAVAAAMLDAALYGDTGGQAVILTYAWDRLLIDPLPGPRGANDFTGLEPLTPAVWKVPADARPVAPAGSTLPRLAAELRHRFALIDPRYGAEGVTHQVEDLVSHLKPTSIDLLDVGGDVLARGDEPTLKSPLADSLTLAACGQVNAPIRLLIAGPGLDGELSHEDLRGVLGPVVQTFTAKDAEPISPVLEWHPSEATGMLAATARGVRGTCEVRDAGLPIPLTDESPTVHEVDLDEALSRNELARAVMSTTTLAQAEALSREICGFSEIDYERNKALWLKEQQRPKLDAESVLPQLAQFEAEARSRGITHTTFRHLTEVLNLDGSQRDDLRRLLINSQPERYTAPLWHIPATT, translated from the coding sequence ATGACGCGGTTGATCGTCGCAGCAGGAGGAGGGGGCGACGCAGTCGCCGCCGCAATGCTTGACGCCGCCCTGTACGGGGACACCGGCGGCCAGGCGGTGATCCTCACGTACGCGTGGGACCGCCTGCTTATCGACCCGCTACCGGGCCCCCGAGGAGCCAACGACTTCACCGGCCTCGAACCGCTCACCCCAGCAGTCTGGAAGGTGCCGGCGGATGCACGCCCGGTCGCACCGGCAGGTTCCACGCTCCCACGACTCGCCGCAGAACTCCGGCACAGGTTCGCGCTGATCGACCCGAGGTACGGCGCCGAGGGAGTCACACACCAAGTCGAAGATCTGGTCTCCCACTTAAAGCCGACCTCGATCGATCTCCTGGACGTCGGCGGCGACGTGTTGGCCCGAGGCGACGAACCGACGCTGAAAAGCCCACTCGCCGACTCTCTGACACTGGCAGCGTGCGGCCAAGTGAACGCACCCATCCGCCTGTTGATCGCAGGCCCCGGCCTGGACGGCGAGCTGTCACACGAGGACCTGCGAGGCGTGCTCGGCCCAGTCGTCCAAACCTTCACGGCGAAGGACGCAGAGCCAATCAGCCCAGTCCTGGAGTGGCACCCCTCAGAGGCAACAGGCATGCTCGCGGCCACAGCCCGAGGGGTCCGCGGTACATGCGAGGTCCGCGACGCCGGACTTCCCATCCCCCTCACCGACGAAAGCCCGACGGTCCACGAGGTCGACCTGGACGAGGCCCTGAGCCGCAACGAGTTGGCCCGCGCCGTCATGTCGACAACCACCCTGGCCCAAGCGGAGGCACTGAGCCGCGAGATCTGTGGCTTCTCCGAAATCGACTACGAGCGCAACAAGGCCCTCTGGCTCAAGGAGCAACAACGGCCGAAGCTCGACGCCGAGTCGGTACTGCCCCAACTCGCCCAGTTCGAGGCAGAGGCCCGAAGCCGCGGAATCACTCACACGACGTTCCGCCACCTCACCGAGGTCCTGAACCTCGACGGCTCACAGCGCGATGACCTGCGCCGACTGCTCATCAACAGCCAACCGGAGCGGTACACAGCCCCACTGTGGCACATCCCAGCCACCACCTGA